The DNA window CCACGACGGAAGGGCTTGCTTCGCCCAGCGTCTCCTGTCCGGCGTCTGGGTTGCCGTAAGACCATCGCAGAAAGCGCAGATTGAACGCGCGCGGCTTCAGCATCGAAGCACGTCTGCTACTTCCCGGCTCAGTTTCCGTTTTGACACTTCTCGTGCGTGACGGAAGGCGGAGCGCACGTGAGTCACGTAAAGGTCGGCCATCGCTGCCTTCGCGCCGGCGTCGCTGGCCAGGGCGGCGCGCTGATAAGCGTGGGCGATGAGGTATTCGGAGTTATCGATGGTGACATGAGCGTTTCGATGAGTGCGCGCAACGGTATGTCGCAGGCGCGGACGTCCTCGAGCCATGCCGCCGCACCTGCCTGGTCGATGCTCAAGTGTCGCACTGTATGGTTGCCGAGATCGAATCCCTGCGCCAGCCATTCTTTCAGAATTGGAATGTCATTGCCGGCCTTTGCGCAATTCACGAACAGCGACGCAGGTGCACGACGCTGACGAAGAGTGTGAATGAGCCGGGTATTTGCGGTGCTTCGTATTTCCGCATTGGCAGACGGCTCTGACCATGGCAAGTCGTCCACCGTGATGGCTACCTGCACGCCAGCTTGGTTGCTGGA is part of the Gemmatimonadaceae bacterium genome and encodes:
- a CDS encoding polysaccharide deacetylase family protein; translation: MYRYRLVSTVAFAVACNSSDPGYVPPVNGRTVAVSQLASSNQAGVQVAITVDDLPWSEPSANAEIRSTANTRLIHTLRQRRAPASLFVNCAKAGNDIPILKEWLAQGFDLGNHTVRHLSIDQAGAAAWLEDVRACDIPLRALIETLMSPSITPNTSSPTLISAPPWPATPARRQRWPTFT